Part of the Fibrobacter sp. genome, ACCTTCTCTAAATGGTACGCGAACCTTAAGGACAATCAGGCAAAGCAGAGAATATTCTCTCGATTATTGAGAGTTGAACTAGGAAATCTTGGTGATGTCAAAAACATTGGTGACGGGATATCCGAAATGCGATTCGATGTTGGACCTGGATATAGGCTCTACTACGCCATACGAGGACAAGTTGTAATCATTCTCCTATGTGGTGGAGACAAATCAACACAACGGCGAGACATTGAAAAGGCAAAGGAAATGTGGAGGGCGATTCAAAATGAAAACAAGTA contains:
- a CDS encoding type II toxin-antitoxin system RelE/ParE family toxin: MFSIEKTETFSKWYANLKDNQAKQRIFSRLLRVELGNLGDVKNIGDGISEMRFDVGPGYRLYYAIRGQVVIILLCGGDKSTQRRDIEKAKEMWRAIQNENK